The following are encoded together in the Lathyrus oleraceus cultivar Zhongwan6 chromosome 3, CAAS_Psat_ZW6_1.0, whole genome shotgun sequence genome:
- the LOC127125992 gene encoding uncharacterized protein LOC127125992, which translates to MGRSGKRKRTSLEKDQKRAFDKKLDRDYDALMETEKRRTRELRQELGYEEKFGKESESSSDQSFIMEKTQDREETMEKVRVLEKQIEELSSIPNSDTKKNRKKIQRIKKRIDGYMKHHHDLGKAIEKKQRKGR; encoded by the exons ATGGGGAGGTCTGGGAAGAGAAAGAGAACCAGTCTGGAAAAAGATCAAAAACGTGCGTTTGATAAAAAGTTGGACAGAGATTATGATGCGTTAATGGAGACGGAAAAAAGAAGAACAAGAGAACTGAGGCAAGAATTAGGTTATGAAGAAAAGTTTGGGAAAGAATCAgaatcaag TTCTGATCAGTCTTTTATTATGGAAAAGACTCAAGATAGAGAAGAAACCATGGAAAAAGTTAGAGTCTTGGAGAAACAGATTGAAGAACTCTCCTCTATCCCCAATTCTGATACTAAGAAAAATAG GAAGAAGATTCAACGAATAAAGAAAAGGATCGATGGCTATATGAAACATCACCACGATCTGGGCAAAGCTATAGAGAAGAAGCAGAGGAAAGGACGttag